One window of Paenibacillus albicereus genomic DNA carries:
- a CDS encoding serine hydrolase domain-containing protein: MMKRLAWMLAAALVAAPLLPAAPTASAAPAAAPPQGLEQLAAEKAKLLTEQYGTVSVQYALIDQGRIVVSGQSGRNDEKGKIPLSADTMYGTGSVSKMFTAAAVMKLVDEGKIDLDAPLVQYLPDFKMKDERYKQITPRMLLNHSSGLPGSSLNNAFLFEDADAYAHDTLLQQLSTQSLKADPGAFSVYCNDGFTLAELLVERVSGVDYTAFIHQHFTGPLGMDHTKTPQDGVDPKGMAGLYFPSLARQLPNETVNVFGTGGIYSTAEDLARFSQLFTDEEQGLLSAEAVEAMEQPEYERGLWPEEADNSIGYGLGWDSVRLYPFDDYGIQALTKGGDTIFYHGSLVVLPEQDMAAAVLSSGGSSSTNQLLANQILLKALKDKGTIDEIRPDKSFGKPVAAPLPAELKKQAGYYGTSGQLAKIELKGSGLSVTLPGLPEYPAEKYIYTADGTFMDEAGTAKVEFVKETNGQTYLWVRQYLSVPGLGQTALSHYTVQKLASNPLPKETASAWAKREGKAYYPLNEKYTSMLYVLNGKLDIRRAADFRGYAGDKKITGPDAAISALRIPGMSGRDTAEFRFYRQDGAEFLETAGLRYIREDAVKPLHLGKQSKVTVKEDGYARWFHIPAAAAGKTMSVKLPAAGGFTVYDAAGGLAASSVASGTSTVVLPAGGTIVFAGEPGAAFSVSLSKK, from the coding sequence ATGATGAAAAGATTGGCCTGGATGCTGGCCGCCGCGCTCGTCGCGGCGCCGCTCCTGCCTGCCGCCCCGACGGCGTCCGCTGCTCCGGCAGCCGCTCCCCCCCAAGGACTGGAGCAGCTCGCCGCGGAAAAGGCGAAGCTGCTCACCGAGCAGTACGGAACGGTCAGCGTCCAGTATGCGCTCATCGACCAGGGCCGGATCGTCGTGTCCGGCCAGAGCGGCAGGAACGACGAGAAAGGAAAGATCCCGCTGTCCGCAGACACGATGTACGGCACCGGCTCGGTGAGCAAGATGTTCACCGCCGCCGCCGTCATGAAGCTGGTCGACGAGGGAAAGATCGACCTGGACGCCCCGCTTGTCCAGTACCTGCCGGACTTCAAGATGAAGGACGAGCGGTACAAGCAGATCACCCCGCGCATGCTGCTGAACCATTCCTCCGGGCTTCCAGGCTCCAGCCTGAACAATGCGTTCCTGTTCGAGGACGCGGATGCCTACGCCCATGATACGCTGCTGCAGCAGCTCTCCACGCAAAGCCTGAAGGCCGATCCCGGCGCCTTCTCCGTATACTGCAACGACGGCTTCACGCTCGCGGAGCTGCTGGTGGAGCGCGTGAGCGGGGTGGATTACACCGCCTTCATCCATCAGCATTTTACCGGACCGCTCGGCATGGACCATACGAAGACGCCGCAGGACGGGGTCGATCCGAAGGGCATGGCGGGGCTGTACTTCCCTTCCCTGGCGCGCCAGCTGCCGAATGAAACGGTGAACGTCTTCGGCACGGGAGGCATCTATTCCACGGCGGAGGACCTGGCGCGGTTCTCGCAGCTGTTCACGGACGAGGAGCAGGGCCTCCTCTCGGCCGAGGCGGTGGAAGCGATGGAGCAGCCCGAGTATGAACGGGGGCTGTGGCCCGAGGAAGCGGACAACAGCATCGGCTATGGACTCGGCTGGGACAGCGTCCGCTTGTATCCGTTCGACGACTACGGCATCCAGGCGCTGACCAAGGGCGGCGACACGATCTTCTACCATGGCTCGCTCGTCGTCCTGCCGGAGCAGGACATGGCGGCGGCCGTCCTGTCCTCGGGCGGAAGCAGCTCGACCAACCAGCTGCTGGCGAATCAGATCCTGTTGAAGGCGCTGAAGGACAAAGGAACGATCGACGAGATCAGGCCGGACAAATCGTTCGGCAAGCCGGTGGCGGCTCCCCTGCCCGCAGAGCTGAAAAAGCAGGCCGGCTATTATGGGACGTCCGGGCAGCTGGCTAAGATCGAGCTGAAGGGCAGCGGCCTGTCCGTAACGCTGCCCGGCCTGCCGGAATATCCCGCAGAAAAATACATCTATACGGCAGACGGAACGTTCATGGACGAAGCCGGCACGGCCAAGGTCGAGTTCGTGAAGGAAACGAACGGCCAGACGTACCTCTGGGTGCGCCAATACCTCTCGGTACCGGGGCTTGGGCAGACCGCGCTGTCCCACTATACCGTCCAGAAGCTCGCCAGCAATCCGCTTCCCAAGGAAACGGCCTCGGCTTGGGCGAAACGGGAAGGCAAAGCGTACTACCCGCTCAATGAGAAATACACGTCGATGCTGTATGTGCTGAATGGGAAGCTCGACATCCGGCGCGCGGCCGACTTCCGCGGCTATGCCGGCGACAAGAAGATCACCGGACCGGACGCCGCGATCAGCGCGCTGCGCATTCCCGGCATGAGCGGCCGGGACACGGCGGAATTCCGCTTCTACCGCCAGGATGGAGCCGAGTTCCTGGAGACGGCGGGCCTGCGGTACATCCGCGAGGATGCGGTCAAGCCGCTGCACCTGGGCAAGCAGTCGAAGGTGACGGTGAAGGAAGACGGCTATGCCCGCTGGTTCCACATTCCGGCGGCGGCGGCCGGCAAGACGATGTCGGTGAAGCTGCCGGCCGCAGGCGGATTCACCGTGTATGACGCTGCGGGCGGCCTTGCGGCCAGCAGCGTCGCCAGCGGCACGAGCACCGTCGTGCTGCCGGCGGGCGGGACGATCGTGTTCGCAGGCGAGCCGGGGGCCGCATTCAGCGTCTCGCTGAGCAAGAAATAA
- a CDS encoding prenyltransferase/squalene oxidase repeat-containing protein: MSDLSLLASSAVSKLQQELLRSQSGDGSWRMVCESGVMSDAYLLVLLQALGRPPQDEELIRRVAARIASLQQQDGGWRLHADQREGHLESSVEAYYALLASGAMDYGDPALVHARRFILQRGGLTRVRAMMTQVLLAMTGQLPWPKELRLPVEAMLAPSWLPLSLFDLSGHARAHLVPVLMLSSGTFVLGEGRLPRLTELIAGEERGFSLPTLLPEPLAGMLQAMADGHSPLQPASLKRAERYLLERIEPNGTLLTYSTATMLLVAALLSVGYDAGDDTVRRALDGVRSLVWHESGAAGGLAHADLGEAGAASAGTTARSHLQIADSTMWDTAMLGNVLLESGVPPEADAIQQAARWVAARQQSEGGDWQRRAPGVEPGGWGFSAVNARYPDVDDTTAALLLLQRAAGKTGVPYWSEAAQERGRRWAWALQNRSGGWPAFERESGSPLIGLIQFEQSAQIVTDPPTVDLTARTLQWASQASAPLPGWLAAALQAEDGHEEDPAAAAVRRACAWIVSQQDRDGSWAGRWGICRVHGTGAALAGLLAVKAPRSASALYRGMQWLLSVQNGDGGWGESCASDVEGKYVPLGASTPCQTAWALEGLLAHPHAPREAVERGIACLCALLEADDWRGRYPAGGALPGHVYLHYGSSRYIWPLRVLSQYVRRYGSGLTEG, from the coding sequence ATGTCCGATCTGTCACTGCTCGCCTCGTCCGCCGTCTCGAAGCTGCAGCAGGAGCTTCTTCGCAGCCAGAGCGGCGACGGCTCCTGGAGAATGGTGTGCGAAAGCGGCGTCATGAGCGACGCCTATCTGCTCGTGCTGCTGCAAGCGCTCGGACGCCCGCCGCAGGACGAGGAGCTGATCCGCCGCGTCGCCGCCCGCATCGCCTCGCTGCAGCAGCAGGACGGCGGCTGGCGGCTGCATGCCGACCAGCGCGAAGGCCATCTGGAGTCGAGCGTGGAGGCGTACTATGCGCTGCTGGCGAGCGGCGCGATGGACTACGGCGACCCTGCGCTCGTCCACGCCCGCCGCTTCATTCTCCAGCGCGGCGGCCTAACCCGCGTGCGCGCGATGATGACGCAGGTGCTGCTGGCGATGACGGGCCAGCTGCCGTGGCCCAAGGAGCTGCGGCTGCCGGTCGAGGCGATGCTCGCCCCGTCCTGGCTGCCGCTGTCGCTGTTCGACCTGTCCGGCCATGCGCGCGCCCATCTCGTGCCGGTGCTGATGCTCAGCTCCGGCACGTTCGTGCTCGGCGAGGGGCGGCTGCCTCGGCTGACGGAGCTGATCGCCGGGGAGGAGCGCGGCTTCTCGCTGCCGACGCTGCTGCCCGAGCCGCTCGCCGGCATGCTGCAGGCGATGGCGGACGGCCATTCGCCGCTGCAGCCGGCTTCGCTGAAGCGCGCCGAGCGCTACCTGCTGGAGCGGATCGAGCCGAACGGCACGCTGCTCACCTACTCGACCGCGACGATGCTCCTGGTCGCGGCGCTGCTGTCGGTCGGGTACGATGCCGGCGACGATACGGTCCGGCGCGCGCTGGACGGCGTCCGCTCGCTCGTCTGGCATGAGTCCGGAGCGGCGGGCGGCTTGGCCCATGCGGACCTGGGCGAGGCAGGCGCAGCGAGCGCCGGGACGACGGCCCGCTCCCATCTGCAGATCGCCGACTCGACGATGTGGGACACGGCCATGCTCGGCAATGTGCTCTTGGAAAGCGGCGTGCCCCCCGAAGCGGACGCCATCCAGCAGGCCGCGCGCTGGGTCGCCGCCCGGCAGCAGAGCGAAGGCGGCGACTGGCAGCGGCGCGCCCCCGGCGTGGAGCCCGGGGGCTGGGGCTTCAGCGCCGTCAATGCGCGCTATCCCGATGTCGACGATACGACCGCGGCGCTGCTGCTGCTCCAGCGGGCGGCGGGCAAGACCGGCGTGCCTTACTGGAGCGAGGCCGCGCAGGAGCGCGGCCGCCGCTGGGCATGGGCGCTGCAGAACCGCAGCGGCGGCTGGCCGGCGTTCGAGCGCGAGTCGGGCAGCCCGCTCATCGGGCTGATCCAGTTCGAGCAGAGCGCGCAGATCGTGACCGACCCGCCGACCGTCGACCTGACCGCGCGCACGCTTCAGTGGGCGTCCCAGGCCTCCGCCCCGCTGCCGGGCTGGCTCGCCGCCGCGCTGCAGGCGGAGGACGGCCATGAAGAGGATCCGGCGGCGGCGGCTGTGCGCCGGGCATGCGCATGGATCGTCTCACAGCAGGACCGGGACGGCAGCTGGGCCGGACGCTGGGGCATCTGCCGCGTGCACGGCACCGGCGCCGCGCTGGCCGGCCTGCTCGCCGTCAAGGCGCCGCGCTCCGCGTCCGCGCTGTACCGGGGCATGCAGTGGCTGCTCTCCGTGCAGAACGGCGACGGCGGCTGGGGCGAGTCCTGCGCCAGCGACGTGGAGGGCAAGTACGTGCCGCTCGGCGCCAGCACGCCTTGCCAGACGGCTTGGGCGCTGGAAGGGCTGCTCGCTCATCCGCATGCGCCGCGGGAAGCGGTCGAGCGCGGCATCGCCTGCCTGTGCGCGCTGCTCGAGGCGGACGACTGGCGCGGGCGCTATCCGGCCGGCGGCGCATTGCCGGGACATGTGTATCTGCACTATGGCAGCAGCCGCTACATCTGGCCGCTGCGCGTGCTGTCGCAGTACGTCCGGCGCTACGGAAGCGGGCTGACGGAGGGCTGA
- the yhbH gene encoding sporulation protein YhbH, whose translation MSEPLFIVSREDWSLHRKGYQDQTRHQQKVREAIKHNLKDIVSDESIILSNGRETVKVPVKSIDEYRFVYNYNKKQHVGQGDGDSQVGDVLGVDPSSAKGSGKGQGAGDQAGEDYLETEVTMDELEDLLFEELELPRLEQKQKEQVQAADVVFQDIRKKGIMSNIDKKRTLLENLRRNANTGRKGIGGITPEDLRYKTWQEVMKPHSNAVVLALMDTSGSMGSFEKYCARSFFFWMTKFLRRKYEHVEIVFIAHHTEAKEVSEDEFFTRGESGGTICSSAYQKALDIIDSRYPSANWNIYPFHFSDGDNLTSDNEKCVKLIDELMKRSNLFGYGEVNQYNRSSTLMSAYKHIQDKKFLFSVIRDKSEVYDALKRFFAKPAG comes from the coding sequence ATGTCGGAACCGTTGTTCATCGTCTCGCGCGAGGACTGGTCCCTGCACCGGAAAGGCTATCAGGACCAGACCCGGCACCAGCAAAAGGTCCGGGAGGCGATCAAGCACAACCTCAAGGACATCGTCAGCGACGAGAGCATCATCCTGTCGAACGGCCGGGAAACCGTGAAGGTGCCGGTGAAGAGCATCGACGAGTACCGGTTCGTGTACAACTACAACAAGAAGCAGCATGTCGGACAAGGGGACGGCGACTCGCAGGTCGGGGACGTGCTCGGCGTCGATCCGAGCTCGGCCAAGGGCTCCGGCAAGGGACAAGGCGCGGGCGACCAGGCGGGCGAGGACTACCTCGAGACCGAGGTCACGATGGATGAGCTGGAGGATCTGCTGTTCGAGGAGCTCGAGCTGCCTCGGCTGGAGCAGAAGCAGAAGGAGCAGGTCCAGGCGGCCGACGTCGTCTTTCAGGATATCCGCAAGAAGGGCATCATGAGCAACATCGACAAGAAGCGCACGCTGCTCGAGAACCTGCGCCGCAACGCGAATACCGGCCGCAAGGGCATCGGCGGCATCACGCCCGAGGACCTCCGCTACAAGACGTGGCAGGAGGTCATGAAGCCCCACTCCAACGCGGTCGTGCTGGCGCTCATGGACACGAGCGGATCGATGGGCTCGTTCGAGAAATATTGCGCGCGCAGCTTCTTCTTCTGGATGACGAAGTTCCTGCGGCGCAAGTACGAGCATGTGGAGATCGTGTTCATCGCCCACCATACCGAGGCGAAGGAAGTGAGCGAGGACGAGTTCTTCACGCGCGGCGAGAGCGGCGGCACGATCTGCTCGTCCGCCTACCAGAAGGCGCTCGACATCATCGACAGCCGCTATCCGTCCGCGAACTGGAACATCTACCCGTTCCACTTCTCCGACGGCGACAACCTGACCTCCGACAACGAGAAATGCGTCAAGCTGATCGACGAGTTGATGAAGCGCTCCAACCTGTTCGGCTACGGCGAGGTGAACCAGTACAACCGCAGCAGCACCCTCATGTCCGCCTACAAGCATATCCAGGACAAGAAATTCCTGTTCTCCGTCATCCGCGACAAGAGCGAGGTGTACGACGCGCTCAAGCGGTTCTTCGCCAAGCCTGCGGGCTGA